One Malania oleifera isolate guangnan ecotype guangnan chromosome 10, ASM2987363v1, whole genome shotgun sequence genomic region harbors:
- the LOC131167053 gene encoding probable membrane-associated kinase regulator 4 — protein MAVNLHSCDYADEDYIDMEVSSHANFFCHSISPPPNPREFEFQMSSGCLEREPSTSPADELFYKGKLLPLHLPPRLQMVEKILQNSNSVYDCKTDAFEDFYSTPLATTTATPTAASTPFESCNISPSESCQVSRELNPEEYFFEYSTEVSGFICDNPKKSWTRKLKLIKQSSLGLKLKASRAYLKSLFSKSGCSHESCTAAARNVEEGSIPKAKEYLNKYMKVGKKNPFGQIQDRYQRSTTLIMSFGKDKMSEDSDGHHRRSFSAAIKRHSTTNSSSSSTSSGSSSSSSSGNSNGFYEPQLLKRSSSANSEIESSIQGAIAHCKKSQQLFHSGSTASEVGFCSFSASRIAICENQERPGLCRG, from the coding sequence ATGGCTGTAAACCTCCATTCATGTGACTATGCAGATGAAGACTACATCGATATGGAAGTTAGCTCACATGCCAACTTCTTCTGCCACTCCATAAGCCCTCCTCCAAACCCCAGAGAATTTGAATTCCAAATGTCTTCAGGCTGTCTAGAGAGAGAACCCTCAACTTCCCCAGCAGATGAACTCTTCTACAAAGGAAAGCTCCTTCCTCTTCACCTCCCACCTCGCTTACAAATGGTCGAAAAAATCCTGCAGAACTCCAACTCTGTTTATGACTGCAAAACAGATGCCTTTGAAGATTTCTATAGCACCCCATTAGCCACTACCACTGCCACACCCACTGCAGCCAGTACCCCTTTTGAATCCTGCAATATTTCGCCTTCCGAGTCGTGCCAAGTTAGCAGAGAATTGAACCCAGAagagtatttcttcgagtactcgACTGAAGTGAGCGGTTTCATCTGTGACAACCCCAAAAAGTCCTGGACTAGAAAGCTAAAGTTGATCAAACAGTCTTCACTTGGCCTAAAGCTGAAGGCTTCCCGGGCTTATCTCAAGTCTCTGTTTAGCAAGTCCGGATGCTCGCACGAGTCCTGCACAGCAGCTGCAAGAAACGTAGAGGAAGGCTCAATTCCAAAGGCAAAAGAGTATCTTAACAAGTACATGAAGGTGGGTAAGAAAAATCCATTTGGACAAATCCAGGACAGATACCAAAGATCAACTACTCTCATCATGAGCTTTGGCAAAGACAAGATGAGTGAAGATAGCGATGGCCACCATAGGAGGTCGTTCTCGGCAGCCATCAAACGCCATTCGACAACCaactcttcatcttcttcaactTCCTCTGGCTCTTCTTCATCTTCAAGCTCGGGCAATTCGAATGGGTTTTACGAGCCACAGCTTCTCAAGAGAAGCAGCAGTGCTAATTCAGAAATTGAGAGTTCTATTCAGGGAGCAATTGCCCATTGCAAGAAGTCTCAGCAGCTGTTCCATTCAGGAAGTACTGCAAGTGAAGTTGGTTTTTGCTCATTCTCAGCTTCCAGGATTGCTATTTGTGAGAATCAAGAAAGACCCGGGCTTTGCCGGGGCTGA